A window from Culex pipiens pallens isolate TS chromosome 3, TS_CPP_V2, whole genome shotgun sequence encodes these proteins:
- the LOC120424429 gene encoding uncharacterized protein LOC120424429, with protein sequence MENINPAFKILNEIRQLGCTDEALCAATYRTYLHLCEDRSMWDVQYNYSSPLNTLYLKARKQQDSPEDVYIPVPSFDSIPLERIEKLQAELVPPPDSNQNGSRCLVLAVCDPSSTVLLYRMSNAIKPVFGKPLSRNKMLKQRAAARAGGGDETMEVQ encoded by the exons atGGAGAACATAAATCCTGCCTTCAAGATT CTCAACGAAATTCGTCAACTCGGTTGCACCGATGAAGCTCTCTGCGCAGCGACCTACCGGACTTATCTGCATCTTTGTGAAG ACCGCTCCATGTGGGACGTCCAGTACAACTACTCAAGCCCACTGAACACGCTCTACCTGAAAGCCCGCAAGCAGCAGGATTCCCCCGAGGACGTATACATTCCGGTGCCATCCTTCGACAGTATCCCGCTGGAACGAATTGAGAAACTACAAGCTGAGCTTGTTCCACCTCCAGACAGTAACCAAAACGGCAGTCGATGCCTCGTGCTGGCCGTGTGCGATCCAAGCTCGACGGTGCTGTTGTACCGGATGTCCAACGCCATCAAGCCGGTGTTTGGGAAGCCACTGTCGCGGAATAAAATGCTCAAACAACGGGCGGCAGCACGGGCAGGGGGTGGTGATGAAACAATGGAGGTGCAATAA